Genomic window (Daucus carota subsp. sativus chromosome 5, DH1 v3.0, whole genome shotgun sequence):
ttcggttttcggtagtaGTTTTTCTGAAATTCGGTTTTTCGGTAATTCGGTTTTTAACCGCGgttaaccgaaaaaccgaatataaaaccgaaatatctattaataattaatataacttcACTTCTATTCCTCACTTCCCTGAACAACACACGAGTCACGATGCACCCAGCAGAGATTCTCGCGACAGCCGAGTTGCATAAACCCAAATGAAGGCAATCTAATTAAAGATTTGGAGTCCAAATCACAGCAAACCCCTCTATTCTCTCAATAACGACGCACAGAGCCGCAGAGGTATGTCGATTCTCATTCTAATTGTGGTGTTTGTTGCTTGGATCTTGTAGTTGGGTTGAAACATGGgttatatgttgatttttgtGGGGAAGAAAGATCAATGGTGTACTGTCAATCTGATGCAACCTGGACTGTAGAGCCTGCTTATGCTTATCTGGGTTCTTGTATTGAAACTTATTCTGATGGAAAGTAAACTAGTAATATCTGTGAATTGTGACTTgtttttctgaattttattctgaattttttgaatttcggttttaattttcggtttcggtATTAACCGAAATTAAAActtcggttcggtttgaaaaCCGAacatatttcggttcggttttcggcagcagtttttccactatttcggtttcggttaaccgaaattcggttcggttcggttcggtttttaccgaATGCACAGCCCTATTTCTATGTGTGTCAGGTGAACACATAAATGGTATAAATGTATCCTCTTTTTTTCTCTGTCGATTTATCTATTTCGAGCTTGAATAGTGATGGATAATCTGAAAAGAAAAACCTTAAAAGAATAAACACCAaaatttcttataaataaagaattatatatttgtatataataataatcataaagGAGATAATGCTAAATCATATACAAGATAAATAAGCGccgttaaatttataattttttttcctaatcTAAAACAAGTTctgtttttttacatatttatgaTTGTTTTTCTAAATACAAATCAAATATCACCAATCAATTTTAATTCTAGAAACATATAAATCACACCATTACAGaattaatgttatatttttttaaaaacatattaaacaaaaataatattattcaaaatattaaaattaataaggtGAATTTAATCCCcacatcataaataaaaaaaaaaaagatatgttctaaaagaaattattaatcAACTGACGCAGGAAAAGTTTAACTTGGTGGAAAAAGATAGAAAAATATTAGATTAGAAAAAACTAGGCAatggaaaaatatatttataagtgtGATTGCAGTTTGGATAGTTTCACATATAAACATGCCCTCCTCTTTGGTTGCAGCCTGCAGGAAACTCAAACTCAAGATGGGTTCTTGCTATGAAATGGTCTAGTCAGAAGAAATTTTGTAAGATCTCCAACTGGTCCATTTTCAGTCAATGGTTCACGGGCAGGGGATAGGTAAAGCTACAGCCCTCTCATTTTCCTCAAGGTCTCTGTTGCTATACATTCTCTGCATCTGTATGACTATCTCTACTTGAGCTGCACAGTCTTAATAGAGTACTTCTAAAACAGGTACATAATGCTGGTCTTATGGTTCCAACTGATCAACCAAAAGCTTCGCTAAAGATGCTGACCAGGTGGATGCAAGAAAAGCTTGCTGCGGCACATAAACAGGATTAGCATGACCCTACTTGATTGTCCCATGTACACACTAAAGAACCCACCTTGAATGCTAGATTTAACTTATTTTGTCACTGAGAGTTCCAAGTAAAGAAATATTTtggaatttaaataatatacaaGTACAAAGTCAATTCAACACCCAAGCACACACATATTCCAACTGGGAAACACCAGAAGCGAAAGTGGGATTACCAAACAAAAACGACGAAATTTAGCCTACTGAAATACTGAATACCTCtgtaaatataaacaaaaagcAGGCCTCAACTCTTAATTCTATAACTAATAACTAATTTGACATGTATGGACTGATAATGAAAACATTGATATGTATAGAGATTGCGAACGTGAATATCATAGGTACACCAAGAAGATTTCTGGATAGCATATAGTAACATAAGAACCCTTCTATCTGTTTTAGCCTTCTCCTCGCTTACAAACAGTAATTTACTAGCAGATAAACTCATCAGAGACTTTAATTTTATTCCCTAAACATGAAGTCGACATTGTTCCAGCAGGCACTTTCGTTACTAGTAAAAGTCCCATCAGAAAAGAGAATTGTTTTTCCAGTGCATGGTGAGTTTCCTTTCCACCATGCTGGAAAGAGCTTTATGAGTGCAATCTCATGCTAAGGAAGGTTGTATAGGTATACATGTCTAGGCCCCTAGAAACAAATACATTTCCTACGCCCTTAGTAGAATATCTTTGTAGCATTGATGAACAATATGGTAGTATCATTTACTTGAGTAATTTTATTCTTTAGCAAGCTTATGACTCATTTTTCCTTTGATTTGGGTTCTAGTATTGGTCATTCTAAGGAATTTTAGGCTACTACaaccaaaaaaattagaagcaCAAGGTAGATTAGTAGTGATGGTTTCTCAAAATTAACCTACCCTTATACTCACATTTCCTCTACTTTGTGAGTCAAGAGGCCAATGCTAAGAATTATGTCATCCTATTATCTGCTTCCATATACTTTAGATGCAAGGTGAAAACATGGCAGCTACAAATTAGCAATTTAAAACATGGCagctaaaagaaaaaataagacAACGGACTGACTTTGTATTTGGTTACTGATCATAACTGCCTTGAAGGAATATATAGTATGATAGAGATGCACAAAGGATCACAGCTTCTCTTGAAATAGGTTAAGGTCTGCATAAAACTTACAACCGCCACACCCTAATTTTGAGTGTGATAgactgagtatgtttggtttggtttttactTTATATACATTGACCAAGTTCTAAAAAGTAAGGATTCAAGTATCAGAAATAACAAAGATAGATACTAAGATATCATTTCTTCTTCAAACATTGAAATGTCTTAAAGGGAACGAGAAACGATGCCCATGAAAAAATTTGGCAATACTTCGACAATGGAATCTTCAGCAAAGAAGAGCTGAAGTAaaaaacaaacattttttttcaacATAAACTGAACCACAAGATTTCTAACACAcaagtaaaatattatatgtaccATACATAGCTGACACTGACTACTGATCAACTGTTCCTCCGTACAATTGCCTTAAGGTCTCAATTACTGGAAGAAAACCGGAGCGCAGGGGAATAACTGATACTACTCTTTCATGTTGTGCATTTACATTTTTAGGCTTTGAGAGTGTCACTCTCAACATCTCACCCTCTAGAATCTTCCCTGCAGTAAGATCTACATAAAAAAATCACCATGTATTGGAAACAATGAGAAGTTGTTCCGACAATCTGTACATCACACTCTCCATTTAACTGCTGGACAGTCACATTGACAATACCAAGTATCCAATTACAATTATTATGGAATGCAAatttatgcatttgcattaattattttcattctATTGATGTTACACAGATTGACACTTCTATTTTATTAAGTTCATATAGAATCATAAAAAAGTTTTATGGAGAAATAAGAAATTAGGAGACAATAATGACTAAATATGAGTAAgcctaaggttgtgttcacttcgaTGGAATGGAATagggggagaatggaatgaaatttgtactaTAAATTTGGAGTGATTAGATGAAAtgtctataattttcattccttcaatcattccattccaaaCTATTTGAACTAGAAATCTAACCCGCATGTTTTGAAAGGAATGCTCATTCAACTTCTTCATCATGTTTTCCTATAATcttcatcaaaaaaaatttagacttaTCCATATTTCATCACTATTGTCTCATAATTTCTTATTTCTCCATAAAACTTCTTTatgatttttcattccattctccccccATTTCATCCAAGTAAACACAACCTTGAAGTCTTATTCCATCTCATTTACAAAAGTATCACTAATTGGTTCCAAAACCTTTCTAAGTAATCAAACCATACAGTTTGTGTTACACGGTAAAAATCCCAACAAGTACAATAAATCATTTGCATAacgtatataaaaaatatatatatatttcagtgTGAAAATAATGATAATGCAAAGTAAatgtaaacacacacacaagaaAAGAATGCACAACATAGCACAAATCTACGACGATGACCTAGAATAccacaataaaaaataaaagcctgatttatcatattaaatacGCATTTTTAACAAGCGTTTCAAGTGACAAAAGTTGCACATACTGTATTCAGTAAGCAATAGATGTGCATCTCTATAACGCATATTTACATCCGAAATCATCTTGCATGAACTCATAAGATCTAATTCAAGACATAAGCAATGTGTATGACCTAATAAAAGTGATCCTCTTCGGGAAAGCTTGCTAATAGGAAGAAAAGGGTGATTACTGACCTGAAAAAGGATGCGACTTGGCAAAGTGAAAGAAGTCATCAGCAGAGCAACCAAACAGAACCCTAGCTGCCCTATCAAACATCACCACCACAAACACTTCTGTATCCGAAGCTACAGACATCTGTatcaaaaatcaagaaaaccCCACAAAACCATCTCAATTAAAACCCAAGACTTCATACATTAATGTCACAATCAAGCTTAAAAAATATGGGGAACCAAGTTAAGAGTAAACATATACTAATACACATACATAGAATTAAACCCATGTAAATAAAACTTACGAGGACACGAAAGAGTCGCTTAGGAGCTGAAGAAGAAGGGTTCTTGAAATGACAGTGGTTGCAAatggaagatgatgatgatgaagaagaagaggtGTGGTTGTTTAAATTGACGTTGTTATTATCAGGGGTTAGAGTTTTTTCACAGAGAGAACAAACAGAGTAACAATAATTGAAGTGATCAATCGCTACAACTGAGCAATTTAGTGTTCTTGAATCCCCTGTTTCCATTGCTCTCCTCTCCTGCCTAGGCTTTTTCAGTTACGCGCGCTCTCTGCTTTAAATTAACCCAAATCGGGTTCGTATCCAACTTTGATTCTTTAAAAAagaactagcataaaagcccgtgcgaggcacggggctctagtttttgctgtattttaaataatattcatatatatcattatattgttcttgtacggaccttgagtttgtattatgttttaaataatatccgtgtgtcatcatattgtttcgagcgtaactattacgttttactttttgacaaaatatgtaaacatgaaaaatgtaatatatgcaacctaatagcattaatctatactatactataataagccaacatgggtataatttgtagtcctagattttagttatattttttggtttggtactctccttttggtactacaactctacaaatgtggagtctattagtcttacattgttaaacaatttcaaatattaaaaacactcctaacaatatcttatcatataatatttcattaaaaattataatgatgttataaataaaattataaataataattttgaatatctttttttaacaagaaactttatataactctttttaactttaacgtgttttatatcaatataaacaccacacattacataaccctttcaaattctaatcttaaaagtttctgttgtcaaaaaaataaacattacagaattatgttgaaattcgattgattagattactgaatctttcaaatgtattacaagatcgtctatgtttggaaaaaatttaaattttctgatttttttaatttttaaatctacatgtactaaaatcggattaaatgtattatatatatatagggtttgtccattttcaagtaatcgggagagAATATAATCAgtcgaataatataatttaattaaattcaatctattaatattaaaatactaataaaatgacgttaaaatttaaatataaataataaattacgaaatatacccgcccgtgcttcgcacgggttaaaggctagtagtaataataagtattttatatgacccttgttcctttttgagacatctctaaaataatgaacttactatacttactatttttaaacactacttatcactattacacacactacttctctattttatactcttttatattaaataaacactatcaCACTCACTACTTAtcaccactatctcaaatctattattaaattttgatatattccaccactttacccactttccaactaaatttactcttttttactacttttttcttaatctccgtgaaagtcaaatacgGTCACTTAAAATAGGtcgaagggagtatatttttaaaaaaaattatagatcaaaaactacatttgaactgatatttctatattcaaattcgttaggatatagagaccattatcatattatctatgttcaaaattatattcgaaattaatactgaaattttaaattttaaatatacctcattaaaagtatctgtaatttattgttgaaattattaaattatttcaactaatataccatgattttgatgaaaacctgtttttgatatgtgaattacgatatcctaaatcatgattaaatgaagatgtgtggtccgcgttgccctacatttatttcttcttttttgagcgtacgtttgcataattgttaaagtgatatatgatgGAGCAGAtaatcaacacattctttttagcatatgttgcacacattttgtataaataaaaattgaaacatatgttgtacgtaaaaagacacgtaccttattttattataaaagcatcaattgaactactaaccgtataattgcaccccaaaaatttctgacaccttttatgtgtcttatccttttatttttcatatcaattatatagtacttcaatgtattatatttttattgttaatttaaaaatattagatgaatattacttttatacagtatgttataacattatctcgttataaaattttaattttctataattaattttttgagcttgtctattaagacttttaatgatttttcatgtaatcgttataaaacagatctcaaacaaatgattttatggaatttcaaatagcaaaaagagagtagaaatgagttaggcatcatgaagttcataagatcataaaatatttagttcaattagtcgtgtagttacttttttagctttgtgcaaactcacatttttaatattttgatactcgtatttattaggagtgatcaatgtggcatatcatgttcaattgttaaagatcaagttatatattcgatattttgaatcatgaaaaaactattcttgttctagtcccgtttaatcagatattagtttcaccgtatcgcgtcagattatccagttcagaattaattatattttattagtttaatttgtgaatgattaatttaactatagtttgaatcattttatttaactggtatgttatatattagatgatggcatattaaaaattatagttttaagactttaatatatataacttatttctctgtgttattttatttaacaaaataaaatttataactcaaatctttttagtagttctcgtaaacgcgttttattattatgtggttgacttttgattaacaatataaaatttccttaaattcaccttcatatcacaagttatagtatttcaaatacatatatcatcaaaattatatcatttagatatattttccgacaccaaatttgatgtattgtcactatccttatatctataatttttaaaaaaaaagatttagttacacatcaaattctgaattcataagtttaaaataaaaaaatattctacataggaatattctttcagtcaccttatttcgtgttctccaaaatattataatctctttataaattgccttttataataaaagaaattaatatgacatagcccatgttgaaaacccatcaatttttcttttcaaagatgctcgcttaaacctcagtttttgtgcttatttctcacattcatgacttaaaatttctataatattgtatcggtgctcgtttaaactattaagttatatttgaattcgaatacgaattatatctattttttgaaatctgaatcatggcacgaacccgattattcatattttttttaattttaaatttatttatgtaaataattaatttatagatattaatctatcatgtaaacaatatatgagacttaactgaaataataactcatctcaaataaataaataagatattgagacgaatataaatacaaaagttttaaagtatgtcattaatgcttttgaataataaactaattgtttgtgtagctcaagtggtttgagtgatgtatttgtattGCAGAGGTCCCGAGTTCAAGCCTCAtgaataacatctttttttttatatatatgagaagatgttaggttcggagttaagcggttcggagctaggtaatttatttgctcaggagggaggcttgacacgaacctgttgggctactatatatataagtagattggatttgaaaattaaggattttttttttataatttaaactttaaaacatatattaaaattttgagcatttaatcaatattttaaaaagtgataTTTCTAATTAGAATTATCCATAAAAAGGCTTTTGGAGAATATTTTTAGCTTCAACTTTCAAGTTCCAATCTTTTTTTCTAATTCGTAACTcgctgattaaatctccgattattcaattaattatttgattaatccTCGATCATTCTAATTTATCTTCTATTAATTCTTGTTCCATGTTTTTCCATGTTTTCACCGCTTAATTCTGATTATCGCTTTTTACGACACTAATTTCGGTT
Coding sequences:
- the LOC108222350 gene encoding uncharacterized protein LOC108222350, whose protein sequence is METGDSRTLNCSVVAIDHFNYCYSVCSLCEKTLTPDNNNVNLNNHTSSSSSSSSSICNHCHFKNPSSSAPKRLFRVLMSVASDTEVFVVVMFDRAARVLFGCSADDFFHFAKSHPFSDLTAGKILEGEMLRVTLSKPKNVNAQHERVVSVIPLRSGFLPVIETLRQLYGGTVDQ